The following proteins are co-located in the Komagataeibacter sp. FNDCF1 genome:
- the pgm gene encoding phosphoglucomutase (alpha-D-glucose-1,6-bisphosphate-dependent) has protein sequence MPSISPFAGKPVDPDRLVNIDALLDAYYILKPDPAIAAQRVAFGTSGHRGSSLSTSFNEEHILAISQAIVDYRRNAGINGPLFIGIDTHALSRPALKSALEVFAAAGLEVRIDAKDGYTPTPVISHAILTYNRDRSTELADGVVITPSHNPPEDGGFKYNPPHGGPADTDITKVVETAANEYIRKKMEGVNRISFEDALKAPTTRRYDYITPYVDDLGAVVDMEIIRQSGISIGIDPLGGAAVDYWQPIIDKYGINATIVSKEVDPTFRFMTADWDGQIRMDCSSPYAMARLVSMKDRFDIAFANDTDADRHGIVSGKFGLMNPNHYLATAIEYLFNNRDAWNPAAGVGKTVVSSSMIDRVAKEIGRRLVEVPVGFKWFVDGLYNGTLGFGGEESAGASFLRRDGTVWSTDKDGIILGLLAAEITARTGKTPGAAYEAMTQRLGTPYYARIDAPANPEQKALLKALSPEQIGMTDLAGEPIESTLTNAPGNGAAIGGLKVSAKDGWFAARPSGTENVYKIYAESFKSAAHLKAIQTEAQDAISALFARAAEKVAAD, from the coding sequence ATGCCCAGCATAAGCCCGTTTGCCGGTAAGCCGGTCGATCCGGACCGCCTTGTCAATATCGACGCCCTGCTTGATGCGTATTATATCCTCAAGCCAGATCCCGCCATTGCGGCGCAGCGGGTGGCCTTTGGCACGTCGGGGCACCGCGGGTCCTCGCTGAGCACCAGCTTCAATGAAGAGCATATCCTTGCGATCAGCCAGGCGATTGTCGATTACCGCAGGAACGCGGGTATCAACGGCCCGCTGTTCATCGGCATCGACACGCATGCGCTCTCCCGCCCCGCGCTCAAATCCGCGCTGGAAGTGTTTGCCGCGGCCGGGCTGGAAGTGCGTATCGACGCGAAGGACGGTTATACCCCCACCCCCGTCATCTCGCACGCGATCCTGACCTATAACCGCGACCGCAGCACGGAACTGGCCGATGGCGTGGTGATCACGCCATCGCATAATCCGCCGGAAGATGGCGGCTTCAAGTACAACCCCCCCCATGGCGGCCCGGCCGATACCGATATCACCAAGGTGGTGGAAACTGCCGCGAACGAGTATATCAGGAAGAAGATGGAGGGCGTGAACCGCATCTCCTTCGAGGATGCGCTCAAGGCCCCCACCACCCGGCGCTACGATTACATCACCCCGTATGTGGATGACCTTGGCGCCGTGGTGGACATGGAGATCATCCGGCAGTCCGGCATTTCCATCGGCATCGACCCGCTGGGCGGGGCAGCCGTGGATTACTGGCAGCCGATCATTGACAAATACGGCATCAACGCCACCATCGTCAGCAAGGAGGTGGACCCTACCTTCCGCTTCATGACCGCCGACTGGGACGGGCAGATCCGCATGGACTGTTCCTCCCCTTATGCCATGGCGCGGCTGGTCAGCATGAAGGACCGCTTCGACATTGCGTTTGCCAATGATACCGATGCCGACCGTCATGGCATCGTGTCAGGCAAATTCGGGCTGATGAACCCCAACCATTACCTCGCCACTGCCATCGAGTACCTGTTCAACAACCGCGATGCCTGGAACCCGGCTGCCGGTGTGGGCAAGACGGTGGTCAGCAGCAGCATGATCGACCGTGTGGCAAAGGAAATCGGCCGCAGGCTGGTGGAAGTGCCGGTGGGTTTCAAATGGTTCGTTGACGGGCTGTACAACGGCACGCTGGGCTTTGGTGGTGAGGAAAGTGCCGGCGCTTCCTTCCTGCGCCGCGATGGAACGGTATGGAGCACGGACAAGGACGGCATCATCCTTGGCCTGCTGGCAGCCGAGATTACCGCCCGTACCGGCAAGACCCCCGGTGCCGCGTATGAAGCCATGACCCAGCGGCTTGGCACGCCGTACTATGCGCGCATCGATGCCCCGGCCAATCCGGAGCAGAAGGCGCTGCTCAAGGCACTCTCACCCGAGCAGATCGGGATGACCGACCTTGCGGGCGAGCCGATCGAAAGCACGCTGACCAACGCGCCGGGCAACGGGGCGGCCATTGGTGGGCTCAAGGTCTCGGCAAAGGATGGCTGGTTTGCCGCACGCCCCTCCGGCACGGAAAATGTCTACAAGATCTATGCCGAGAGCTTCAAAAGTGCTGCCCATCTGAAGGCCATCCAGACCGAGGCGCAGGACGCGATTTCCGCCCTGTTTGCCCGGGCTGCGGAAAAGGTCGCGGCTGACTGA
- a CDS encoding Fur family transcriptional regulator: MKAPNLPDSPLAELCRQRGLKLTGQRRTIAFVLSDSDDHPDVEELYRRAVEVDPRISIATVYRTVRLFEENGILQRRDFGGGRARYEVADGDHGDHYHLIDADSGNVIEFENAELDSLLEGIVHQMGYDLVTTRLSVVGRPKGKAKPRG, from the coding sequence ATGAAAGCGCCGAATTTACCCGATTCTCCCCTGGCGGAGCTATGCCGCCAGCGCGGCCTGAAACTGACAGGCCAGCGCCGGACGATTGCCTTTGTCCTGTCGGACAGTGATGACCACCCGGATGTGGAGGAACTCTATCGCCGTGCGGTGGAGGTGGACCCGCGCATTTCCATCGCCACCGTGTACCGCACCGTACGCCTGTTCGAGGAGAACGGCATTCTCCAGCGCCGTGATTTTGGCGGGGGACGCGCACGGTACGAAGTGGCGGATGGCGATCATGGCGATCACTATCATCTGATCGATGCCGATAGCGGCAACGTGATCGAGTTTGAGAACGCCGAACTGGATTCCCTGCTGGAGGGAATCGTGCACCAGATGGGCTATGATCTGGTGACCACCCGGCTGTCCGTCGTGGGCCGCCCGAAGGGGAAGGCCAAGCCGCGCGGCTGA
- the mtnK gene encoding S-methyl-5-thioribose kinase — MNPTAYRTLDAAAICDLMAGLPAIAARLGGAPAQWQVREVSDGNLNNVFLVGGTAGEVCLKQALPHVRVDPTWKMPLDRTFFEAEWLRAIQPLAGGLTTEFLHYDPDLYVLIVESLSGHTVLRTALMQGVRWPGVAPRIGTFVAHATFGTSLLGRPFEDVFTARRLFAANLALTRITLDLVLDDPYRDHPRNHWHDPVLTPIVLDIRSSAATLLAVENLRRRFLSQPQALLHGDLHTGSIMSTADDTRVIDGEFAVYGPIGFDCGMFVGNLVLHYFATPDRLARQATLHDIAAFWHSFHESFLALWTAPETPPPGTLRPLAYGPAARVARQRFMDEIMADTIGFAAVEIIRRIIGYAHTADFDIIADTRQRATCRAGALGFAYSVLDHLADVHTMADFLRHLAEHDRTGLPETR, encoded by the coding sequence ATGAACCCCACCGCCTATCGCACGCTGGATGCCGCGGCCATATGCGACCTGATGGCGGGGCTGCCCGCCATTGCCGCACGCCTGGGGGGCGCCCCCGCGCAGTGGCAGGTGCGTGAGGTCAGTGACGGCAATCTGAACAATGTCTTCCTGGTTGGCGGTACGGCAGGGGAAGTCTGCCTCAAGCAGGCCCTGCCGCATGTGCGCGTGGACCCGACATGGAAAATGCCGCTCGACCGCACGTTTTTCGAAGCCGAGTGGCTGCGTGCCATCCAGCCGCTGGCAGGCGGGCTGACCACCGAATTCCTGCATTACGATCCGGACCTGTATGTCCTGATCGTGGAAAGCCTGTCCGGCCATACCGTGCTGCGTACCGCCCTGATGCAGGGGGTACGGTGGCCGGGGGTTGCCCCACGTATCGGCACGTTCGTGGCCCATGCCACGTTCGGTACCTCCCTGCTGGGACGCCCGTTCGAGGACGTGTTCACCGCGCGCCGCCTCTTTGCCGCCAACCTTGCGCTGACGCGCATCACGCTCGACCTTGTGCTGGATGACCCTTACCGCGACCATCCGCGCAACCACTGGCATGACCCGGTCCTGACCCCCATCGTGCTGGACATACGCTCCAGCGCCGCAACGCTGCTGGCGGTGGAGAACCTGCGCCGTCGCTTCCTTTCACAGCCACAGGCGCTGCTGCATGGCGACCTGCATACCGGCTCGATCATGAGCACGGCGGACGATACGCGCGTGATTGATGGCGAATTCGCGGTTTACGGCCCCATCGGGTTCGATTGCGGCATGTTTGTCGGCAATCTCGTGCTGCATTACTTCGCGACACCGGACAGGCTTGCCCGCCAGGCCACGCTGCATGATATCGCGGCGTTCTGGCACAGCTTCCATGAAAGCTTCCTGGCGTTGTGGACCGCGCCCGAAACCCCGCCGCCGGGCACGCTGCGCCCGCTGGCCTATGGTCCTGCCGCCCGCGTCGCACGCCAGCGATTCATGGACGAGATCATGGCCGACACCATAGGCTTTGCGGCAGTGGAAATCATCCGCCGCATCATAGGCTACGCCCATACGGCGGATTTCGACATCATTGCCGATACCCGCCAGCGTGCTACCTGCCGCGCGGGCGCTCTGGGCTTTGCCTATTCCGTTCTCGACCATCTGGCAGACGTGCACACCATGGCCGATTTCCTCCGCCATCTGGCGGAACACGACAGGACCGGGCTGCCCGAAACCCGCTAG